A window of Rosa rugosa chromosome 7, drRosRugo1.1, whole genome shotgun sequence genomic DNA:
TATACTCAACTACAGAGTTACATACCTTACAATATGTTCCCGCTCATTCAATTTTGAAGTGGGAGgagaaaggcaaaaaaaaaaaaaaaaaaaaaaaaggggtttcgGCTTGAgagctcagagagagagagagcgagttcgagtcagaaagaaagaaatggaGGACTCGATTCGGAGCTTTTGCAATTCCACTGCTTCATTCTGCAACCACCTCCAGGGCAGCTGCGACGCCCTCAAGACCTCCATCGACCGCCGCCCCATCCCTCTCGCCACCGCCTCCTCCACCTTCATCCACTCCCTCAACCGCCGCGTCTCCACCGCCAGCGCCCACCTCAACCTCCTCGAAACGATGTCGTTCGACACCGTTTCCTTCGAGGAGCTCTTGGGTCACTGCAACGAGGTCTACAAAGACAACCACGCCCGCCTCCTCCACCTCCAACACCGCCTCCAGCCCTTCGGTTACCTCCCCGGTACTCTTCTCTCTCACACTAATTTTACTTCCATTTTCTCcaattttttacaatttttttttttaattttttcgaATTTTTTCTAGAAATTGAGATCGATGAGGACGATGTATCGACGCCGATTACTCCAGAGGATGGATTGGATGCAGCtgatgacgacgacgatgacTCTTTGTATCCTTTATCtcagaattgaaattgaaattgagaagAAAGTGGTTGTGTTTGTGTTTCCTTAGTGGGTTTTTTTTTCATTAGATTGGACGAGTCATTGAGTTTGAAGAAGCTTGGGCTTTCGGATGCTTCCCTTGCTACTTTAGCATTCCAAGGTGAAGTTATGAAACCCCCAAATCTTTCTGTGTTATTCTTTTCGCAATGCTCGAGTTTCCTTGTTTGCTAAATTCATATACCATCATATGAACACTGTTCCCTTGCATGGCTCTTGTGCAGCTAATGCTAGAAATGAGGACCAAGATGTATCTTTTCCTTTGTCGTTCTCGTATGATCCTTCTAAGGAGAGCTTGGGAGCGTCTTCAGATGGATCTCTGTTGGATTTCGGTATGcaatgatgttttttttttttttttctttggcacAGTTCATTAGAAACTCAGTTCTTTAGATGCAAGCAGAATCTAATGATTGCCCATAGTAACGTTGGTCATTGTTTGTGAAATAATGTAGGGGAAGTAGAGGATAAAGAAATGATAGCTGTAGCTCCTTTGCAGCTTGTGAAGGTTTGCAGGGATGATTATGAGTGTCTTCCTTCCTACATGAAAAGTCTAGCGCCTTGGGAGGTATGAACTTATGCTTCATGCTCCTTGAAACTGTTTTCTtaaaattataataataatagatgaataaaaaatctTGTAACTACACTGTGCATGCAAATTGAAGAATTATTCATCTTCAATGAAAGATAAGATAAAGGGAACTGCTCTTGTACCTGCGTTTGGTATCATATAGGGACAAAATTCTAGCTAGGATGTAGCGAATAAGATCTTTCTGAGAATTGATGATGCATTATGCTGTTCTAGATAGAGAATGGAAAGGGAATTCAGTACAATTTATTAGGACAATATCTTGAATTGCTGGGAAATGGTAATGATTCTATGTTGGATGGGTAGCTCAGTCATCCATCATGCTGTGGATTTTTCTACCATAGATTAACTATTGGTTATTGCATTTCCCAGAATTCCCAGTGTATTACCTTTATTTCCCATTGTAATATTAGTTTGCAGAATTTTAGAATAAAATGCTGACTCATGATAAACAGTCGAAGTTAGTTGTGCTTTGCTTTCAAGAATGGTCTCACTGATGCTTTCCATTTTGATCAACCCCTTAAGTAGCAGACCACTAGAGAAAGCTTGCTTTTGTTGATTTCAACTTTCTGGTATCCAAATTAGAGGATGTTGTATTGCAGACTGATCTATTGTACATTATCTTCTCTTGAATCTCCCTGTGATTTCAGAATACTAATTATTGTGTTTGTTTAAGATGAGAAGTAACGTAATAGAGGCCATTAACTAGGTCAGATATGAGTATGGATGATGCCCTGTCTAGCGTAGATTTGTTATATGGCAGGTCTCCAAGTGTCCCTTAGTAATATTATGACTCTAACTGGACTCTCAGGACTTGCTTGCTGCTGTAGAGAAGATCAACTCAGGCCTGAAACAGAAAACAAGCAGAGGAAATTTCTTCCACCAAGATGAAATTCCATCCCTGGGTTTGGGTAAGTTCATTCTGTTAACCTCTTACCAGTTGCTAAGAACCACAGCAGTTCTGCTGTCTTGCTGACAGTGCCATCCTTGCTTCATCACATATGTAAAATCTGTTGTTTGAAACTTTTAACTGCCAAAATATGTACAAAATGGACTACTGTTGTTCATAGCAACTGGACTCTTTTATATAAATGCCGAACATTATCAGTATGTTTTGTCTGCTGATCTAACAAATATCTCTTGTCGGTTTATATTATGAAGAATTCAGGACATGATTTGGTGTTGTTTTGTTGATATAGGGCCTAAAGCTAGATCTTATTTGCTGCTGCTTGTGCGAATGAACCAATTAGTAGTTGAGACAGTAGATGGTGTGATATCCTACCGAGTTCTGTAGATGGATATAATCCAATGCAGAGAAACTTCAACAGCTAAATTTCTTGAACAAGGAGTTCACTTTCGAGTTTATGCAATGATT
This region includes:
- the LOC133722005 gene encoding uncharacterized protein LOC133722005 yields the protein MEDSIRSFCNSTASFCNHLQGSCDALKTSIDRRPIPLATASSTFIHSLNRRVSTASAHLNLLETMSFDTVSFEELLGHCNEVYKDNHARLLHLQHRLQPFGYLPEIEIDEDDVSTPITPEDGLDAADDDDDDSLLDESLSLKKLGLSDASLATLAFQANARNEDQDVSFPLSFSYDPSKESLGASSDGSLLDFGEVEDKEMIAVAPLQLVKVCRDDYECLPSYMKSLAPWEDLLAAVEKINSGLKQKTSRGNFFHQDEIPSLGLGPKARSYLLLLVRMNQLVVETVDGVISYRVL